GCCTATGCCAATGCGGAGTCGAGCCTGTCCAAGTTCATTTCGGGGGCGTGCGTGGGCGTCGGCCTCGCCGCGGCGGCACCGTCGATCCTCAAGACGCTGAATATTGTGGCCGCCTGCACCGGCTTCTGACATGCGCAAGCACCATGTGAGCATCGGCTTGTCGATGCCGCGCCTGATCGCCGGCGCGGTACGCGGACTGGCCATCGCCAACGGCACCATCGTCGCGCTGCTGATCTATGTCACTTACCGCAGTGGCTGGGAGATCCCGGCGGCGATATTCGTCAGCGGTCTTTGCAACCACGCGCTGCTGGCCTGGCTGACAAGCCGGGATCCATGGTGGAACCAGATTCTCAACATCTACAACATGTACGGCGACCTGTACGAGTCCGTCCCCTGGCACGGGAAATCTCACTCGGTCTTTCGCCGGCCTTACGGCTTTGACAGCGACCTGCCATGCTGAAACTGAAACGCCGGCCGCTGGCCGAGATCGTGCCGTGGCTCACGTCCATTACGCCGGAACTGATCCTGAACAAGGATGGATCACTTCTGGCGGCCTATGAGTTTCGGGGTGTCGACGCGGATAGCGCCGATGCCAGTGACATTACCTCGGCCCGCGACCAGCTCGACCAGGCTTGCCGATCCTTCGACAACCGCATCACCGCCTGGTGGCGGCTGTCCCACCGCCGCACAACCGGCTTCATCGACGGCGATTTCAGCAACAGCGCCGACGCACGTCTGAACGCACTGAACCGTGCGCATATGACCACCGGGCGGTACTTCCGGAACACGCACGCCCTCAGCATTGCCTACACCCCCGAGTCGGGCATTGCAAAGTTCTTCGAGAAGATTGGCTATCACATGACGGTTGGGGGGCGCTCGGTGTACGGCGCCATCGTTGAGGCGGCAAAAGACACGGTTCTCTCTCGCAGCGCTTTCGCCTTCGACATGGAGCGGATGCACGCGGATACCCGGCGCTTCGAGGCCATGCTCGATGCATTTACCGGCGGCATTCCGCGCA
The Cupriavidus taiwanensis genome window above contains:
- a CDS encoding type IV secretory pathway, conjugal transfer protein; the encoded protein is MRKHHVSIGLSMPRLIAGAVRGLAIANGTIVALLIYVTYRSGWEIPAAIFVSGLCNHALLAWLTSRDPWWNQILNIYNMYGDLYESVPWHGKSHSVFRRPYGFDSDLPC